The DNA region GCCGCCCCAGCCGTCGCCATGGGCAAAAGTATGTATCGCACCGTCCATTTCGTGGGTCTTATTGCTTGGTTGTTTATTGTTTTGGCTGGTAACTTGGTGTGGTTTGTTTCAGGTAAGAGGAACAAAGGAGGCCGAGGTAGTGGTGGTGCCGATGACCAGCTTGACGGCGGTAGCGATGCCGATAGCGTGGCCTCGATGTCGACGGCGCTGTCTGACCTTCAGCTCGCGCAGGCCACCGAGCATGTCAGCTCCCAGGAATTCGTTCTTGACAAGTACATCGATGAACTCTACGAGAAGAGGTGAGCCCCTCAGATGGTTGTTAGCGCTGCCTGTTTACTTTTAGTGTATCCATGGACCATTGGTTGGGCCACTAGTTGATTGTTTGGGTACAAACTGCATAACCTTAATCATCTCAGCGTGCAGAGGCGCAGAGCTATTAATGTAATAATGTTCATGCTTGCTTGGCTATCAACTTGTTCATGCTGTTGTTGAAATGTGGAATCATGATTTGCCAGGTTCCATTACAACACTAGCTTTGATAAAAATTATTTCAGAAGTAACCACATGAAATATTTAGACAACTTAACTGATAACCTCTACAATACGTTTTCTCCTGGAACGAACTCGATGCGTTGTCTAGTTTTTTTATTCGATACTGCTAAACTGCGTGTTAGAGAGATAACAAAACAACTCTGCCTCTTTTCTCTCTTCTTGTGCCAAGTTTTCTCTTGCACAGAAGTCGGTAGGCGGCGAGGTTTACGATTTCTACATGCTCAAATAGGCCTCATTCCAATTATCTGTACCTTACCTTTATCCTCTCATAATTGCAACCTATGGCTAGTAATTAGCAATGTGGAAATGGCTTTATAGTTTATTTTGTATAATTATCACGAATTGTTGGGACATGTGACCACATTTCTAGCATGCCCAGGAATATCTCACCTTTCACGTAATTTTTGAATTGCATATTTCCTTGCTCTTTAAACTTGATCCTTGATGTGGACTCAAGTATAGTGGAAGTTGCATCTTTCATTGCCTTTAAGCCTTATCCTTGATGCTGGTTCGCAAATGGTGGAAATGCATATGCgtccttttctttttgtttaTATGTTGTGTTTATAATATATTTACTGGTAAACTCGCTACAACTCATTTCCCTTGTAATAGCCAATTATTTATATCATTTTTTTGGAAAAATTTTGTAAAAAAGAATTGTAAAATGGAATTGTAACATTTACTCAACTTGTTAGCTGCCGTCTGCTGTTTATCTTGATATGCCCTTGAAAGTTGATGGTACAGAACCAAAGCTTGTGAGGCATACTGCTATGCTTTATCATCCATGTTGCCAAACACGCTTTGGCACTACATCATCCATGTTGGCAAACACGCTTTGGCACTACATGTCTCTATGCTTTGCTTCATGCTCACTGATGTTGAACCTGCTGTACTCTCTGGCAGGTTTGTTTAATATTGATGAATCAATATCTATTGACCATTACATCGGTCTTCTCTATAGTAAATTTATCAAAAGAAGGAAGAAATGGAGCACATTTCAAAGTTCTATTTGTTGCTTAGTATACTAAAAGTTTTGTTCATCTCATCTCTCTGGACTCTGGTGCATTTTTTTTCAATTCTCCACATCTTACATTCACTTAACATGGTTCCTTTCCTTGAGAAGAATAAAAAGAAGTCCTTTTAGTTGTATTATCATAATTAAGACCTGCTTGTGGACTTTCTCTTTGCAATATCTGTCCGACGTTGTTCAGAGAATTTACCAATTGCTAATTGAATGATCAAATAACATTATTAACTTCCTTTTAACTATAATATTGCATGACTCGTGCAGGGGATCCACCAGAGAGAAAGCACTTGGTGCTCTTGTTGACGCTTTTGAAAGTTTTGTGCTTCTTGGTTTAGTGGAAAACAAGTAAGTTAATATGATTCATTAATTGATGATTCCTTAGTATTTTGTATAACTAGATCAGTGATGAGAAAGGATATTATTATATCCTGTGCTCCCACAGGGCTGGAAAATGTTACCTCAGAAATGCAGTATACATGTGTTGGCCTTTGTTATACTCTAGTTTTAAAAAGTTAGTGAGCTTACATATGCAAGTGTGAGTGGATGAGATCAATATTTTTCTGGGAAAACTGTACCCGTTTTTCTGCTAACTTTATCTGATAGATTATTTTCCTCTTTAAAGATATGTCACACTACTGAGCCAATTCACTAATTCAATTAAAAAGGGATCTACAAAGGAGGCGCGTCTGGCTTGTCGTGCCATAGGTTAGTATTCTTCTCCACCTATAGGTATTTTCACTGTAGCAGAATGTGTGATATGCTCATTTTTTCCCTCCTTTTGTGCTGGCCAGGCTTACTGGCAATTACACTAGGTGCTGGAAGTAGCTCACACGAAATAATGGATGAGTCAGAACCACAGCTTTTGAGAATCCTCCAAACCTGGCCCGATGCACCCAAGATGATATCTGTATGTCGAAATTTTCTCTGTTTTTGTGTGATTCTAGCAAATCTATGTGCAATTCAGTCTAGTTAATATAAACTGAATGATTGTAGGTACTTGATTGTTTAGCTGTTATCACATTTGTTGGTGCAACTGATCTTGCTGAAACCCAGCTATCTATGAGAGCCATCTGGGATGTGATCCACCCAAAATCAGGATCAAATGTAAGGCCGGCTGTCGACTGACCTCCACAGTTTTTTCTATAGTCATAAACAAAAAGCATGGCATCCAGTTTTTCTGTACTTAATTATTTTGTGGGTGGTTATGTAGGTTGGCATTGTCAGAAAACCGAAGCCTCCTTTATTAGCAGCTGCTGTATCTGCATGGGCTTTTCTTTTAACAACTGTTGGTTCATCTAGAAGAAATACTGATTCATGGAAAGAGTTAGTGAAAGCTTCCTCAATCACTGTTTTCTGCTATTTGTAAAATTGCTCGTGAAATTCTATCTTTATATTCTGCCTGCATGTAGGCCAATTACATTTCTCACTAGTCTTCTAGAAGCAGAGGATCGCGCTGTGCGGATTGCTGCTGGTGAAGCATTAGCTCTATGTTTTGAGCTAAAACTGCTTGATGTTTCCACTAGTGAAGAAGCTGATGTTGACAGTGACATCAGAGAGACCAGTGGTTCTAAGAATCAACTTTTCTTGAATATGCAAGCATTGAAGGCCAAAATATCCGGTCTGGTCTATAGTCTCTCTATGGAGGCTGGGGGCAGAGGTGCTGACAAGAAAAATCTTAATGATCAGAGAGACTTGTTCCAACGAATCTCAGATTTTATTAAGGTCTAGATTcatttcattttcttttcttgaaTCCTTCAATCTCAGACTAAACCAGATCTTAATTCTCTTTCTCCAGAGTGGTGAGTGCCCTGAAGAATCACTTAGGATTTCAGGCAAGAATGGCATTTTAAGAGTTACATCATGGCGTGAATCAATACAGGTGCTTGTTTCTTGCATTGATTTCATAAACTGCTGTGCTCCAAATATAATTTTGTTTCTGATATTTGTTCATTGCTTAGTTGAACTATTTGAGGCGGTTTCTTGGGCGAGGATTCCTTAAGCATGCACAGGTTGCTATAAGCAGAACCATCCACTTATTGATTCATCTGTGAAATATTGTATTATGGTGTAATGGTATTAATGCTTCTTTTTTTGTGTACAGGACAATGATTTGCTGCATGATATATTTGACATCAAAATTGATCGTGTTGAAAACATGTCAACCACCGAAAAGGTAAGGTTTTCACAGCTTGGCTGACCTTGCCTTCTAAAAAATCTTGGCCATGGGGAGAAGACGT from Panicum hallii strain FIL2 chromosome 9, PHallii_v3.1, whole genome shotgun sequence includes:
- the LOC112876779 gene encoding interferon-related developmental regulator 2-like, whose product is MGKSKRNKGGRGSGGADDQLDGGSDADSVASMSTALSDLQLAQATEHVSSQEFVLDKYIDELYEKRGSTREKALGALVDAFESFVLLGLVENKYVTLLSQFTNSIKKGSTKEARLACRAIGLLAITLGAGSSSHEIMDESEPQLLRILQTWPDAPKMISVLDCLAVITFVGATDLAETQLSMRAIWDVIHPKSGSNVGIVRKPKPPLLAAAVSAWAFLLTTVGSSRRNTDSWKEPITFLTSLLEAEDRAVRIAAGEALALCFELKLLDVSTSEEADVDSDIRETSGSKNQLFLNMQALKAKISGLVYSLSMEAGGRGADKKNLNDQRDLFQRISDFIKSGECPEESLRISGKNGILRVTSWRESIQLNYLRRFLGRGFLKHAQDNDLLHDIFDIKIDRVENMSTTEKKIFRSEEEKGRALKLNKERRLAQERKQNILNEQYG